Proteins encoded by one window of Dietzia sp. B32:
- a CDS encoding IclR family transcriptional regulator produces MVERVSLVLRAFSDAGPMTLAQVTASTGLPRSSVHRLLDQLVTAGWLARSTEHSYELGVSAYEMGYSALRQNRLLRQAVPAMNAFAQRTGYTIQLGVVDRGDTIYFAKTNGRKSGPTPTAVGQRVPAHLTAVGKMIMANAAGLPEIRWPSPQGPPSQRLTPYQQELADARNRGSAFDHGEAFPGIACVGVSIGPADHPYGNLAGLSVTAPIGSFDPRQLVAPLRIVAGEIWDRCVATDLSQH; encoded by the coding sequence ATGGTCGAACGCGTCTCCCTCGTCCTACGGGCCTTCAGCGACGCCGGCCCCATGACCCTGGCCCAGGTGACGGCATCCACAGGGTTGCCCAGGTCTTCGGTGCACCGCCTACTGGATCAGCTCGTCACCGCGGGCTGGCTCGCGAGGTCGACCGAGCATTCCTACGAACTGGGCGTCAGCGCGTACGAGATGGGCTATTCGGCGCTCCGGCAGAACCGGCTCCTCCGGCAGGCGGTTCCAGCCATGAACGCATTCGCCCAGCGGACGGGGTACACGATCCAACTGGGCGTGGTCGACCGCGGCGACACGATCTACTTCGCCAAGACCAACGGCCGGAAGTCCGGCCCGACCCCGACCGCCGTCGGCCAACGCGTGCCCGCCCACCTCACTGCGGTGGGGAAGATGATCATGGCGAATGCCGCCGGACTCCCGGAGATCCGTTGGCCCTCCCCGCAGGGGCCGCCGTCCCAGCGACTCACTCCGTACCAACAAGAACTCGCGGACGCCCGAAACCGCGGTTCAGCCTTCGACCACGGCGAAGCATTCCCCGGTATCGCCTGCGTCGGTGTCTCGATCGGCCCCGCCGACCACCCCTACGGCAATCTCGCTGGGCTGTCCGTGACCGCCCCCATCGGGTCATTCGACCCACGCCAGCTCGTGGCACCGCTACGAATAGTCGCCGGGGAGATCTGGGACCGGTGCGTCGCCACCGACCTCTCTCAGCACTGA
- a CDS encoding aromatic ring-hydroxylating dioxygenase subunit alpha produces MTTTQVRSGGQRDGEADEGVRLIDAGTPPARFARGWHCLGLVRDFADGKPHQVSAFGTELVVFAGEGGELSVLDAFCRHMGGNLARGQVKGNAIACPFHDWRWRGDGKCVGIPYARRVPPVAKTKAWKTLEVNGQLFVWNDPQGSTPPPELTIPEIPTYGDPGWTDWVWNTLDVEGSHCREIVDNVVDMAHFFYVHYAMPTYFRNVFEGHTATQVMRSRPRPDAATVEMGETNYSVESRSDATYYGPSYMIDKLWIGVDPDGDPNVYLINCHYPISPTAFRLQYGVIVAKPEGYPDEAAQAMAEGVAQGVAIGFEQDVEVWKHKSSIDNPLLSEEDGPVYQLRRWYEQFYVDVEDVQPEMVDRFEFEIDTERALTNWQAEIDANLAAGRTAFDPVEGSAQ; encoded by the coding sequence GTGACTACAACGCAAGTACGGTCCGGTGGCCAGCGTGACGGGGAGGCAGACGAGGGCGTCCGCCTGATCGACGCCGGCACCCCGCCGGCGCGGTTCGCCCGCGGCTGGCACTGTCTCGGGTTGGTTCGTGACTTCGCAGACGGGAAGCCGCACCAGGTCTCCGCCTTCGGCACCGAACTCGTGGTGTTCGCGGGGGAGGGCGGCGAACTCAGCGTGCTCGACGCCTTCTGTCGGCACATGGGTGGCAACCTCGCCCGCGGCCAGGTCAAGGGAAACGCCATCGCCTGCCCCTTCCACGACTGGCGGTGGCGCGGAGACGGCAAGTGCGTCGGAATCCCTTACGCCCGCCGCGTGCCGCCGGTCGCCAAGACCAAGGCGTGGAAGACGCTAGAGGTCAACGGCCAGCTGTTCGTCTGGAACGACCCGCAGGGGAGCACCCCGCCGCCCGAGCTCACGATTCCGGAGATCCCCACCTACGGCGATCCCGGGTGGACGGACTGGGTGTGGAACACCCTCGACGTGGAGGGTTCCCACTGCCGCGAGATCGTCGACAACGTCGTGGACATGGCGCACTTCTTCTACGTCCACTACGCGATGCCGACGTACTTCCGGAACGTCTTCGAGGGGCACACCGCCACGCAGGTCATGCGTTCGCGGCCTCGCCCCGATGCGGCAACAGTCGAGATGGGCGAGACCAACTACTCGGTGGAAAGCCGGTCTGACGCCACCTACTACGGCCCCTCCTACATGATCGACAAGCTCTGGATCGGCGTCGATCCGGACGGCGACCCCAACGTCTACCTCATCAACTGCCACTACCCGATCTCGCCGACCGCGTTCCGCCTCCAGTACGGCGTAATCGTCGCCAAGCCCGAGGGATACCCGGATGAAGCGGCCCAGGCGATGGCCGAGGGGGTCGCCCAGGGCGTGGCGATCGGCTTCGAGCAGGACGTCGAGGTCTGGAAGCACAAGTCCAGCATCGACAATCCGCTGCTGTCCGAGGAGGACGGTCCCGTCTACCAGCTTCGTCGCTGGTACGAGCAGTTCTACGTGGACGTCGAGGACGTCCAGCCCGAGATGGTCGATCGTTTCGAGTTCGAGATCGACACCGAACGGGCCCTGACCAA